TTTGCTGTGATGACTCCATTTTCTATGTACTCTGGAGCCAGATAGCCATGAGTGCCAATTACATGCCTTGTTAATTGCATTCCACCCTCTTCTTGGTCGTCGACACTTCTTGCCAAACCGAAATTTGCAATTTTGGCTCTGAAGTCGGCATCTAGGAGAATGTTACTGCTCTTTAGATTCTTGTGGATGTAAGGGGGAATGGTGTATTTGTGGAGATAGTTGAGGGCGTTAGCTACATCATATGCAATCTGAACTCTTTTCTTCCAATCCAGTGTAGCAGAAGCAGCTTGGTTCTTGCTGCCATGGAGCCAATCATCGAGGGAACCATTGTCTGCACACTCGTAAATGAGGTATGTATTGCCTTGATGTACACAGAAACCAGAAAGCCTTATGATATTGCCGTGATTGATCTTCTTCAATATGTTTATCTCGCTTGAGACATCTCCTTTCATTACCTTAACAGCAGCAGCATCACCTTTGAAAGACCCCCTGTAAACAGAGCCCTTGATTCTGTTCTCTTCGCTGAAATTCCCAGTGGCTGTTTCCAAATCCTGAAACTTATAGATTGTCAAAGACTCAACAGTGCTTCGAAACCCCTGTGAGGAGACAGAAGTGGACCATGATTTGCTGTTTTCAGGGAGTGCTGTGTAATCAGTTGACTCTGAAACCATCTTAGGCCTTGGAGAACTAGAGGATGGCTTGGACTTTGGCTCCTTAGACTGGCGACGAAAGAAGCAGAATAAAAATGCCAAGAGGGCAATAAGTAGCAGCAAACCAACTCCGATTCCAACACCAACATACACCCACTTTTTAGAGCTGGATGATTCACCAGGAGGGCTGGTTGGTATTTGTGGAGAAGGTGCCGGAGGAGAAGCCACTGGTGATTCAATCTTGGTGGGCTCAGTCGTAAGAGGAACTAGAACAGTTGTAAATGGAAAAATAACTTGATCTGCTGACAGCTCATTTGCATCAAGGATGCTTTGTTGATCCACTCCGAAATTTTTAGCAATTGCAGAAATGGAATCGCCCCATGTGATCAAGAAATTGAGCAAATACTTGACACCAGAAGCCGCCTGGCTGGTTGATGGACAAGCACATCGAATTGGAACTGTTAAAATATCACCCTCTGTGATATTTTTTTCACCATAAACATTCTGAGCCATCATTGCCTGGCAAGTGGTGAGTCCCTGGTAAGTGTTATTAGACACAGAGAAATATGTCTCCCCAGTGACAATAACGTTGTAGGTGGCATTATGCTGGTAGTAAGAGGACTGATTGGTTCCGGAACAAGAGCAGTTGACTGGAATTATCAGCATCTCATTAGTGGGGACGGTGGCGGTGGCGGAGGTTAACTGGTTGATGGAGACAATTGAGTCTGCTTGAGCAGACAATAGATAAGCTATGCTGACAGCTGAGTTGTAGGGAGAAATTGATCTGAAAGTCACATAGGATTGACATGAAGATCCAACACTGCTGCAAACAAAACCTCTGGTTATATTATTATAGGCGGAGTTATCGCAGTCCAACTGGCGGTTGTTTACGTATGGCTGTTGCCCATGAATCAAAACTGATACATGAAGAAGAATCGAGATGCAGAAGATCAATTTACAAGGAGAAAAGGTTTCCATCTTCACGCCcacataagaaacaaaattcaactCAACTCAGCTTCTCTCTCTATCTGTGATAAAGAAAGGAGTAAATGAAAATGAGGGTTTGGTTTTGCCATTGGTAGGtgttaaattgataaaatattaatattgcGTGTTGAAGATTGCTGAATACCTACCCCGCAACGACGTTTCAAAGAAGACGACGACGCAGACTCTTGACTTCTGCATTCCAAATCAACGCGTTCTTGAATAGTTTATCCATCGAGCGTCGTTCACGTAATGGACTTGACCAATCTTCGATTTAACCCACACACCAAGCGAGCGGTGGATTAGAGGGAGACAACTTCTGAGTTCAGTTATAATTTAGAACCATCTGTTGAGTTTTGATTTGCTCGAATTGATAAACACTAACATcggataaataaaaaaaatcaccggatcataaaaaaatttgttggtAAAGCAAACTTCAATGCAAGTGTtgatttcaaatcaaactcaaatttaacaatttaagttacaaataatcaataaatcataaatttaaatcacaaacttgaatcataaatttaaataataaatttaaataataaatttaaatcaaattaaattctaaccactcttaattttgattcaatgaattcaaattgaactcgaGACagactatttttcattcaatttaaatttaaattaaggagTGTGTGAACGCAGTTAGATTTATATCCACCCCTGATAAACGTCACTCTTCAGTGTAGACAGGTTAATCCGGAAGTACTCTGAATCTAAACAACTAAATGTTCCATGTACCCGTGTGGATAGATGACTTCTGGATCGGTATTGATCTTGAAAGTCAAGCCATCTACTATGGTCCTGCAATTTTCATCCAATACCCATTTAATAAGAGGGATGTTCAATGCTGACCCTTATTCAGACTCAGCCCAACCAAATCGAATCCAACACTATTATGTCCCCAGAATGATTATCCCCCTCCATGGGTTAATATATTAATACCCTGTTCCTAGCAAGGGATAGAAATGActtaaattattgataaatgaaaattttggttaaaaaaactTCTTGACTTTCATTGATGCTTGAAAGTAGAAGATcccattcttttattttctgaGAGTAGAGTGAACACTCCATTACATCTCAAAACTAACTCATGAGACTCTAAAACAGCCATATTTTAGATGATATAAATTTGAGTGGGAATTTTACATCACAGAATGAACCCTTCACAGAATTATTTTACCATGCAAAACTGATCAGTGAGTCAACATGGTTATTTAGGGGCGTAAATCATGATACAGAGATCAATCATATGGTCAGTCAAGCTTGCATTTGCGAAGAGCTAGCCTGATCAGTGATGCAGCTAAAATATTGAGTCCCACCAAAGCAAGAAGCAAAACTGCAAAATCAAATGACAATTCACAATTAGGGAAggaaagagcaatgctatgtgcaTTTATAATGAGTACTAATTTGAATACTgatgataatgtgttatcatgtgagtgagtattactttattcttaatttaatattattcaatcacatcaTAACATATCTATCATTGGTACTCATTATAAGTACACATAGCTTTATTGGAGAATAAAATTGTCTAAACTTGCGTTGATGCAAATACTACTCATATTTCAGGTATCATACAACAACACATTCAGTCAATACTCAAATATCATGCATAATAGATGCAACAAATTGCTGATACATGTTCTATACAATGCACCAGCTAtaccaaaaaagaagaaaatagccAGGCGGTATCTGACGATCCATGGAAGATCAACTTCAAGAGAACAATGCTTCCTCTGTTCTCCCACTTTAATACTGGCCACagaatttacagtttttgcttGAAGTTctgataataaaatatctacACCTGTAACAGGAAATCCGTTCATATCCCGCACTGCAATTTTCAGTGCCACTGGAGTTGCATTCCAGTCTATCTCAATGGTTCCAAAATTTGGAAGGCCTGTACAAAATTCACAAACAAGATATAAGTGTAAAGATCCCAAGCAATTTTCTCACCATAAGATTTCCAAGAAAAATTGGACATGACAAGCATACCATATGTGCATGATCTGTGTCTGCAATTTCGGTCCATAACTCTCATTGTGTTTGGTGTCAACCATGCCAGAAATCTCACTATGAAATGTAATGGTGATGGGACAACCTTTTCAACAGCTTGTGTAAGCCCACTTGAAGTAACATCATACAATGGATATTCAACAGCACAATCATACCGTGTAATTTCTCCAAAATGAACATCTCCACTGATAAAGAAGACTCCGTCTCTCTGGACAAGGAAACAGAAAAAAGAATCATGGAAACTGATATACACAAAGCATCCTCCAGTTTTTCAGAACAGAACAGAGGAAAACTCACATACAAGCAAatgaacatataaataatataagagggGCCATCTAGTAACTATCTGCTATTAATTGGAAATGCACGTCAGTAGTAATCACCTTACTATCcgctattaatttaaaaaggcGATCCCTCTCTTTTGGAAAACGTCCCCAAGACTCCATATCGAACAACGGCCCAGTGGTCGCTGAAAGATTTGATACAACCTAAATTGGGGCAAAGGTAATTAAATAGTTTCAAAGTATAACATATGACAAAGCTCAAATGCAAAAACCTTAGAAAGCATGGTTATTGTAGGAAAGAATAAGCATCAGCAAGCGCACCAACTTATTTCTTAAGACACATAACTAGCTACTGAAATTCATCACtcagaattatttaaaaaaaaaaaaatacacttttTAATGTCAGAGAACAGGCAGAAAACCACACAGAGCCATAATTCATTAATCATTGGTGTGCAGAAATGATGGTACTGCAATCTGCAGGGGCCAGAGAAGAT
This is a stretch of genomic DNA from Mangifera indica cultivar Alphonso chromosome 11, CATAS_Mindica_2.1, whole genome shotgun sequence. It encodes these proteins:
- the LOC123229377 gene encoding protein LYK5, with translation METFSPCKLIFCISILLHVSVLIHGQQPYVNNRQLDCDNSAYNNITRGFVCSSVGSSCQSYVTFRSISPYNSAVSIAYLLSAQADSIVSINQLTSATATVPTNEMLIIPVNCSCSGTNQSSYYQHNATYNVIVTGETYFSVSNNTYQGLTTCQAMMAQNVYGEKNITEGDILTVPIRCACPSTSQAASGVKYLLNFLITWGDSISAIAKNFGVDQQSILDANELSADQVIFPFTTVLVPLTTEPTKIESPVASPPAPSPQIPTSPPGESSSSKKWVYVGVGIGVGLLLLIALLAFLFCFFRRQSKEPKSKPSSSSPRPKMVSESTDYTALPENSKSWSTSVSSQGFRSTVESLTIYKFQDLETATGNFSEENRIKGSVYRGSFKGDAAAVKVMKGDVSSEINILKKINHGNIIRLSGFCVHQGNTYLIYECADNGSLDDWLHGSKNQAASATLDWKKRVQIAYDVANALNYLHKYTIPPYIHKNLKSSNILLDADFRAKIANFGLARSVDDQEEGGMQLTRHVIGTHGYLAPEYIENGVITAKLDVFAFGVVLLELLSGREALTGDKDKGEELLSASINKVLEGDNVREKFRGFMDPCLRNEYPLDLAFSVAQLAKNCVVHDLNSRPSMVEVFITLSKILSSLLDWDPSDELYRSMSQGSVRDRK